A window of Erpetoichthys calabaricus chromosome 12, fErpCal1.3, whole genome shotgun sequence contains these coding sequences:
- the LOC114661935 gene encoding uncharacterized protein LOC114661935, with product MQNSKPTIGNIFGHLVEMNKSQQEAHHQLQKEIRGLVELNKTQLEGSCQLQEQIRGLVEMNKSQQDRNHHLQEQICGLVKMNKSQQEGFHLLQQQVYEIQGTILKALLHQQPEMRHQVTGEEVPGLSTGPLENSTASDNYRRREEYTEYVEMEMEDNWNMFKQDSMSAVINKLLEKNRLHVICKKTEGVFYKDKIAVKGSPSIFCKGVWVFPGEFEFLSGNEKSKNWKKSIYINMKKLKNHLNMSDAELSKFRKITLSDLFKQSGVKLPNQKMRRPKHTLRP from the exons CAAAACCAACAATAGGGAACATTTTCGGACATCTGGTCGAAATGAACAAGAGCCAGCAGGAGGCACACCATCAGCTTCAGAAGGAGATTCGTGGATTGGTTGAATTGAACAAAACCCAGCTGGAGGGAAGCTGTCAGCTTCAGGAACAGATTCGTGGATTGGTTGAAATGAACAAAAGTCAACAGGACAGAAACCATCATCTTCAGGAACAGATTTGTGGGTTGGTTAAAATGAACAAGAGCCAGCAGGAGGGATTCCATCTGCTTCAGCAACAGGTTTATGAAATACAAGGAACGATATTAAAAGCCCTGCTCCACCAACAACCTGAAATGAGGCATCAAGTTACAGGTGAAGAGGTTCCTGGCCTCAGCACTGGACCTTTGGAAAATTCCACTGCTTCAG ATAATTATAGAAGAAGAGAAGAGTATACAGAATATGTAGAAATGGAGATGGAAG ATAATTGGAATATGTTTAAACAAGATTCTATGTCAGCAGTAATTAATAAACTTTTGGAGAAAAACAGACTTCATGTCATCTGTAAGAAAACAGAAGGAGTCTTCTACAAAGATAAGATTGCAGTAAAAG GTTCACCTTCCATATTTTGTAAGGGGGTGTGGGTCTTCCCTGGTGAATTTGAATTTTTATCAGGaaatgaaaagtcaaaaaatTGGAAGAAGAGCATATATATCAATATGAAAAAGCTTAAGAAC CATTTAAATATGTCTGATGCAGAACTAAGCAAATTTAGGAAGATAACTCTCAGTGACTTGTTTAAA CAAAGTGGTGTAAAACTTCCAAATCAGAAAATGCGTAGGCCTAAGCATACATTGAG ACCTTAA